Proteins from one Mercurialis annua linkage group LG7, ddMerAnnu1.2, whole genome shotgun sequence genomic window:
- the LOC126655435 gene encoding homeobox-leucine zipper protein ATHB-6-like, whose product MKRLASSDSLGALMSICPNSTDEQISPRNGNHYGREFQSLLDGLDEEACIEESGHVSEKKRRLSVDQVKALEKNFEVENKLEPERKVKLAQELGLQPRQVAVWFQNRRARWKTKQLERDYGVLKANYDSLKTNYDSLQHDNEALLKEIKQLKAKLNDENTESNIISVKEEVILPESDEKSAKQSPLRDSAAVSEAKELNYESFDTNNNGLELATFFPDFKDGSSDSDSSAILNEDNGQNPAISSSEVFQNHPLIMSPPPSSSNCFQFTSSSKTYNQTQFVKMEEHNFFSSEEACNFFSDEQAPTLQWYCPDQWN is encoded by the exons ATGAAAAGACTTGCCAGCTCTGATTCTCTTGGTGCTTTGATGTCCATTTGTCCTAATTCTACAG atGAGCAGATCAGCCCAAGAAATGGCAACCATTATGGGAGGGAATTTCAGTCGTTGTTGGACGGTTTAGATGAAGAAGCTTGCATAGAAGAATCTGGCCATGTTTCTGAGAAAAAAAGACGGTTAAGTGTGGATCAAGTTAAAGCTTTGGAGAAGAATTTTGAAGTTGAAAATAAGCTTGAACCtgaaagaaaagttaaattagCTCAAGAACTTGGTTTGCAACCGAGACAAGTTGCGGTTTGGTTTCAGAACCGCCGTGCACGGTGGAAAACCAAGCAATTGGAACGCGATTACGGCGTTCTGAAAGCTAATTATGACTCTCTTAAAACCAATTATGATTCCCTCCAGCATGACAACGAAGCTCTACTCAAAGAG ATAAAACAATTGAAGGCGAAGCTGAATGATGAGAATACAGAAAGCAACATTATTTCTGTCAAAGAAGAGGTAATTTTGCCCGAATCTGACGAAAAATCCGCTAAACAGTCGCCCCTACGCGATTCTGCAGCTGTATCAGAAGCGAAAGAGCTGAATTATGAGAGCTTCGATACCAACAACAATGGACTAGAGCTAGCGACATTCTTCCCAGATTTCAAAGACGGGTCATCAGACAGCGATTCCAGCGCAATTTTAAACGAAGATAACGGTCAGAATCCGGCAATTTCCTCATCTGAGGTGTTCCAAAACCACCCGTTAATCATGTCTCCACCGCCATCTTCGTCGAACTGTTTCCAGTTCACGTCATCATCTAAAACATATAATCAGACACAGTTCGTGAAAATGGAAGAACATAACTTCTTTAGCAGTGAGGAGGCTTGTAATTTCTTCTCTGATGAACAAGCTCCAACTCTTCAGTGGTACTGTCCTGATCAATGGAATTAA